The following DNA comes from Equus caballus isolate H_3958 breed thoroughbred chromosome 15, TB-T2T, whole genome shotgun sequence.
CAAGGAGCACTGGAGGAGGAGTCCCAGGAAGAAAGAGGGATGACAGCCATGCGGTCCCCAAGCCTGAGGATCTGGAAAGGGCAGAAGCACCTGGAGTAGCCTTTGCAACGTCCGCCCCTCTCCTTCCGTCTCCAACTTTGCATCCACCTCCTCCCCTGTGAAAGTTCCTGCTTCGACGCTAAGGCCTCTGCCGGCCCCTTCTCCTTCCTTATACGCTTAGAAAAGgcgaggaaggggagagaagataTTAATAGGGAAATATAAACGTAAGAAGCAAAACTGCCCATGAGTTCCTTTGTCTAAACCAGCGGTTGGTCAgcgaactttttctgtaaaggaccagagagtaAACATTTCAGATTTTGCTATCtcagctactcagctctgccttcaaagagcaaaagcagccacaggcaacATGTAAACAGATAGCGGTGGCAGCGTTCTAATAAAACTTAATTTACAGACACAGAGGGCAGGCTGGATTTGACTGGAAGACTGCAGTTTGTCGACCTTTGGTCCAAACGATGCAACTATTTTTATTACTGTGTATTCCTCCCATGTTTTCGCTTATTGAATACTAGCAGTTTGGATAGTTTCTGTTGTCagctccatttacagatgagaagacccATGCCCCGCGGGATTAAAGgacttgcccagtgtcacagaGAAACCGCGTGGTGAAGACTGAATTGAACCCAAGAAATCTGTCATCAAAatccttgttttttctctttttctagctGCAAACGAATTTTAATAGTGTTGTTACCATGTAAGTGgtataaaacaacataaaattttccCTTCACGTTACAAATACTTCAGTCTCGCATTCTTGATAATTATAATTGATTTTTCAACATCAGGGTAATAAGTTTCACTGAGCTATTTCATAGATGtaatcatttccttttattgaattatttcctAAGATTACGTCCCAGGAGTAGGATTACTGGGCATCTCTATGAGCCTGGTAGTGGTATGCTGGGGAGGGAGTGCTGACTTGTGCCAtctgccaatttctgtggtgtaaacaCTCCCATGGGGGCGATTTTAAGCTCCCAACATGACACCACTgaacagagttgggaagagatgctaCACTCAGCTCTTGCAAGGAGGCGCCAGCTGGAGCCAACACCCCACTGGCTTGATACAAACCGCCGTTTTACTTCCCAGGACCAAAGCATAAGTGGAATTACAGACTGTGAGAGGGACCCTTTTGAAATGACCTCAacaccacctttttttttttctaaagattggcacctgggctaacaactgttgccaaactttttttcttttttttttttaaggattggcacctgggctaacaactgatgccaatctttttttttttttctcttttctgctttatctccccaaacccccccccccacccggacacagttgtatatcttagttgcaggtccttctagttgtgggatgtgggatgctgcctcaatgtagcctgacgagcggtgccatgtccgcgccgaggatccgaaccctaggccaccacagcagagcacgtgaacttaaccactcagccacggagccggcccctcgaCACCACCTTTTAAAACTTGATAGTGTGCAAGTGCTTTGGTATCTCAGTGTTGCTTTAATTTACATCTCTGATTATTGCTGCAACAGATCATTTGTCCATGGTCCCGTATGTGTGTTTCTTCTGCAAATTCCCTACTCATAGTCTTTCACCTATTAGGATTAGGATGCCTTACTTTAAGTTTTGAATAGCTCTCCACGTTATAGTTATTAATTCCTTGAACTTACCTGACAcaattttcttcacattttgcttttattttgttatgcAGAAGTTGTAACATAATTAAGCCTCTCAATCTTTAGTCTGGAGATGCTTCTATTGGTAGTGAACACGGAGAATTCATCCTATTTTCCtctattccaaaaatatttattaaatgcccaGTGTATGGCAGGGATGATTCAAGGTAGTAGAAATACAGCCGTGACCAAAATAACATCTCTGCCCTCACGGATCTCCCGTTCCGGTGgggaaaacagaaacaagcaaGTACACCATGGAAGGTTTGACACCAAGCAGagtgagggacagagaggaaCGTAAAGAGGTGCGATTTACAAGGGGCTCTGGGAAGGTCACACCTGAACACAGACTTGACTAGGCGAAGGAGCGAGTCATGCTGATTtccctgtaattttattttttttactttaactgGAATTTTTTTCCAGTATACGGTATAACAGaagctttgattattttttcccaaTGTGTATGCAATTATCTCAatactcttcctttctctttattttcagaaGCTATGTTATGAAATTGAGTCTATTTCTCAGTTCACTAATATGTTCTAACGTGTATTTTCCTGACaatctattcttttttaattgctaTCTTTTGGATCATCCTTTTGAAAAAATTCCGCAAtccttgctctttcttcttcttcgGCATTTCTAAATCATCCTTTCCAGTCTCAAAATGAAATTCCATCTTCCTGAAAAGGCAAATTATGTCTTAACTATCTTTGTATCTATAACACCTCCCATAGAGCATAGCTGGAATAAActttcaatacatttttgttaaatgatgaatgaatgaatttcaaaacTCATTTAGATGTTGTCAACTCTTATTCTGGCCTTATTCAGGCCCCTCACTCTTAAATAGGTCACACATAGCAGAGCGCTACTCACCCCACCCACACGCTCCTCATTTGCTCCTGTCAATCAGTCTCAgaataaattttacattaataCTTCAGCGCTTTACTACAAACCCACTATAAACTCAGCAGCTTTGTTAAACAACCGAGGAAAATAACAGAGTCTCTCAAAAAGGCAGAGCCACTTCCATAAGAAAGCATATCGTttgtatttgaattattttatttcctttattttacttGGATAAGATTGAAAAACTTGACGCTCAATCTTTAATGCAGTCAAACCATACGCTTTTCCACGTCTGTGTTTGCACCGATTGCGCATCCATATTCCTCCCAAAACCAAGAAGACCAGCAAAAGAGGGGCCAGTACAGTCCCCCAGGGGAACGTGGCGGCTGTAGGAAGAACAGAGTGACATCAGGGGTTGAACATTCTCTCACTGCCAAAGAGGACAGGGCAGTGCAGGtttacagagaagaaaggaagtagaGTTTGTTTTTCCTAAGAAACGTGCATTGATTTTGAGAGAGTTTGTCCCTTACACTAAGATCAAGGATATTTGAGAATAATATCTGTGGCCTTTGGGAAACAAGCAAGGTAGAATAAAAATCCACCAGAGAGGGGTcgtccccatggccaagtggttgaagtttgctgtgctctgctttggcagccaggttCCCAAGctcggatcctaggcgcagacctataccactcaacaagccatgctgtggcagcgacccatgtacaaaataaaggaagactggcagagatgttagctcagggctaatcttcttcatgcagaaaaaaaaaaagagaggaaaattggcaatggatgttaactcagagctaatcttcctcaaaaaaaaaaaaaacatccaCCAGAGAGAAACAACACGGGAGTGCAGGGCAGGTATAAGGGTCTAACCTGGCTCCACTGGCTCAGTAGTGTACATACGATATCACCTGTTTAGGTCTCAACCAGCCAACAGTGACACGGCCAGGTACAATGTGCCCTTTTCCAATGAGCATGagtgtcatgaggattaaataaagtaaaaaagaaaactaaacaaacttTGAATAAAGGAGCCTTAGGTGTCCAGATTATTGCTTAGATCCAGCTATTTTATATCCTACTCCTTGGTACCTCTGTGTTATGAAAATGTAGGAACAGACTGAATAAAGAGTTAACAAGGAAACACAAGAACATGAGTGCTATTGGACACAGTGATGATGAGGTCAGAATTCTACATTTTTAAGCTACCATTTATCATAGTCTGTCTAGGCATTCAAGAATCAACACAATCTCAGACTATTTCTCCAGATGATTCTTACACCTTAAAATTCCACAGCTTAGACACAAGTGAAGCTTTGATTTTCTGAGCAGCCATTCAGATGCACCTCTCGGTCCTGGTGAACCGGTCAGCTCTGCCCTCGGAGATCAGTCATAGCCAACGCAGCGAAGGACACGCAGGGGCAGGGCTAGTGTTATAGAAACATTTCACGGTTCCCAGCGTCAGGACGGACAAACCACAGGTTCCTTTGGGTCACTAATTTCAGCCCTGCAGTGGATTCTGCTTTCTATGGACTCCTCCATTTCCAAGCCTGTACCAACTCTCTCATGGATAGGATCTGAAATCTCAGCCTTTGCGTATGTGTTCTAggacaatggttctcaaactttagtacAAAAGCAGCTGGCTAATTGCAGTCTTTGGCCTCACCCCAGGAGAATTTGACTGGGTAGATCTGGGGTGAGCCCAGGGATTTTTCAACTAGTGACTCAAGTGGGTGATGCTGCTGGGGCACAGACCACAGGTGGAGAAAAGCTGTGTCGTGTTATCATTCTCTGCCCTGAGGCTTAACCAGATCCTCAGCTTTCCAATTAAAAGTGTGTCTGCAGCTGCCTCCCCAGAAAACACGGAGAATGTTGAGTAATGTGTGTTTCTTTGATTGCTGCAGACTGCCCAGAAGGCATGATGAGATTCCAGCTGGGGATCATTCCAGCTTGCCCCTTGCTGTCCTCCTGGCTGTCAACAGATTACATTAGCTGCATCTTCCTTTCCTGCCTGGTGCTTAAGCATTGAGAAGGAATCAATCTGGTCACAATGATAACACaggtgtttcttttcttcttttttaaatgtccttAAATGGACACGAGGTCGAGTTGGCTATGCTCTCACACTTCACTTCCTGTTGACTGATGACTCTAACCCTAAAGCTGCCCCGAGCCCGGGGTATCTTTCAGTCCCCAGCTCCTAGAGGATGCAGTATCTCAGCCTTGCGATAAAGAATGTCTCCCCCTCCTTGAGGGGTCGTGAAAGGACAGCTAGTCCTGCTGATCCAGGGCAGAATCACATGAGGACAGggttttttaaagtttatcaCAGAACCATTGTATCTTTTTTCCAAAAATCAGCTTGCTATATTTGAGTATAACTTCTCAAAGCCAGCCTCCTGGctggcaacaacaacaacaaaagtcataaaaaatgagAGATTTGCTTTCAAACACTCCAGCAGCAGGAAACACAAGGGCCCTCCTAAGTAATCATCTGGAGAACTAGTAGCTTTGTCTAGCATCCACAGAACATTCAACATGTTTTCCCCTTTACTGTCTGCAAAATACATACCTTCTTTGACTGTGGTATGTAGCGTCTGAAAACTCCGTGTGTTATAGGTAACACATTTAAAATCCGTGTTCAAATCCTCTCTTATGACTGGATCAAAAATCAATGGCACTTCGATGTAGTTCTCATTATTTTCTGAGTACTCCCTGGGTTAGAAAACATTTACTTAAACATGGTGAATCAAATGCAGGCTCATCTTTACAACCTAGACACCCAAGCGTTCTTGGCCAGAAGGATCCCTTGTGCTTAGACTGATTTCGAGATTCATAAAGTTAGGAGAACTTACCGTTACAACTGTTACTTATTCGGGAGACTTTCTAAGCCTGTTCCTCAAGGTAGGAGAGACACTGAAGATGTTGGTCGCTGTAACAGGACACTTGTTACAGGAAGAACTTAGGAGCCAGCTTAGTTTGGATAATGGAAAAACTCTTAAGGCTCTTGATGGACAAAGAACCAGCAGTGGGAATAAAAAGGTCTAGTTTTGGAAAATATGACTGTATCACCAATAAGTCATTTGCATACTGAAGGGCAGGCAGTTTCCAGGAATCCAGCCCTTTGCCAACCCTCACTCTGGAATCTCGAGTGCAGAGCGGAGGCTGCAGTCAAGCCAGGAGGAACGGCTCTAGTGAGCACGACTGCCATGGGTAACGTCACCGGGATCCGAAAGGCTTCTCTATTACCCAGCTGTGTGATAAAAATATTGCTGATGTGGATCCACTAAGACCACTTTTTTTGTCTACAGGAGAAAAGCAGACTCCTTCAAGTAGATGTGCAGTGTGAGTTCGTTGACATGAGGCACGTTATTGGTGCCCAAACTTTTCTCAACGAAGACTTGCAAACAAACAATTGTGCTAACCACACGTAATTTGTATCTGTTAAATTGCATCCAGAAAGGACTTTTTGATAAGCCtttccaaaaagacaaaaatttggCCAGCAAAAGTACAGGCTAATTCGGAGTAGTgaactataattttaaaagtactttataATTTGGATATAATGGTCTCCCTTCCTCATAAACAAATGGTTCCCATTTACAAGGTCAGATTGCTCTGCTTTGAGAGTGAGAAAACACTTTCCAGAGACGAAAGCTTCTGGGaacagaattctttctttcttttcctattacCCTTCCTGAGAGACTGAGGCAGCCCACGGCTCCCTGAAAATTGGAGGAGGCTCTCCGACACGGTGATAAGTGCCAGAGTCCTTTTAAAggtttgggaaaatgtttgacaCTCAGGTTGCAGAGTGGGGAATGGAAATGTATTAACTCCAAAGTATTTTTCCAAAAACTGCAAAAAACCAAGAAACGAAGGTTTAATTAAGCAGCTAGAAAATGCAACGCCAATGCCAAGTTGTCAGCTGCAGCTTCTATAGTTATATAGAAAGTTAGATTCTCAAGAACGATTCATAAATCTTAGCAAAactcaacttttaaaattctaaaaatccaACCGTTTAGAGCCAAAAAAACTATTTCTAATGTGGAACATGTGTTGTATTGATAGGTTGGACATGACATTGTCTCTAAAAGGAAGAGTAGAGCCTACAGGGGCCTCACAACAGCTCTGCCCAGAAGACTCTTCTAAGCTGACAAAGGAGATCTCCGCCCACTTACTGGCGCTGCCCCTCCGTCACGCGACCTCCCCGGTAGGCAATGTCTATGTTGGTGTTGTTGGCCATCCACCACAGATCGGTGGTCCACTGTGTGCCGGCTCCCAGAAACACCTTACACGGGATTATCAGTcttgaccctgtgtacagcaagACACAGCACATCGAAAGTCAGAACCCAGCTGGCGAACAGGGGTCTCCCCAGCTCCTCGTGTCTGCCCGCAAATCAGGGCAGTGgccccttccccatctcctcaAATACCCCTCAACAGTCGATTCTTTTCTTAGAAGGAAACTTAGTTCCCTCGAATGGTTCCATTCACACGGAGCATCAGTATTTACCAAGTGTCTCCAGTTCCTTCAACTGGTCTTCGTGGCAGATGAAAACCTGGAAGCACGTGGCTTCCCCAAGGCCACTCAGCTCCTATGGGGCATTCTGACTTCAAGGGCTGTCTGCTTCCACAGTTTATTCTAGTTACCTCAAAAAATCCAGATTAAAGTGTGGTTTCTTCCTCTCTGCCTATTGCTGGTCTCAGCTCTCAGGGTCCCCTTGGGAACGCTCCGCTCTCAGATCATGCTCATGTGGGCTTAGCCCTTTAAAAAGCCACTGTATTTTATCTGAGTGGTGCCTCCTACGGCTGTGCAACGTGACAGCACTGGGCCCCCTGCCTCAATCTAtaagttatattttttaagttaccaaaggggagaaggggaaaaaatgaacaaatcctTCTCATTTGCTTCTTCCTCCTCGCTGATATGCCTCCCTGTGTGGTGTCTTTTAATGCACCTGGCCCCACTTCCGGCTCAGAAAGCTGGTTCTTGCCCCTCCTTCACCGCCCCTATGACCTTAAAGACGTCTCAGCCAAAAGCAAGGCATTAACTCTGGCCTCCTGTGACTGCCACATGGGTCAGTGCATTCAAAGCAACAGGGTGGGAAACTCAGCCCCCATCGGCAGGGGACACCTGTCAGCACTAGCCCgtgtccccacctccccaggttTCCAGGTGGTTGCTCCGAGAGCCAAGGCAGCTGCTGGGAGCTGCAACTCACATGGCAGGCAATGAACCCAGTATCTGCAAAGCCATCCTTCTTACAGCCAcccattaaaatttaaaatataagccCAATATCAAACAGAAGAGATAGACAGAtggtagatgatagatagatagataggactCTGCAGCCAGGGTTTAACAAATGAGCAGAAGACCTAAAAACTgtgagacaaaaacaaacaagtagaaAAGGTAGAGGCTTCACAGACACACAGGCCTGAGTGTGGACCTCAGCCTGACCTAAGAGTGGCTTTTTGACCATCCCTGAGCCACCATGACCCCCCTGGGCAGCTTTTCCTTCtggaaaatgggagaaataagGCCTTTCTACAGGGTCAATGTTGAGACTGAATGGCATCCCAGTAGACAATAAGGAACCGTGTGCTGGCCAAGACGGCCCGCCTCACAACAGGGTGGGAAACAGAAAACCCTGTCAatcatttccatcaccccacTGACCAGCTGACCAGCAATTTTAGCAACAAGAAACCATCTCTGAGGGACCAGCAGTGGCAGGGCTGGCCTCTCTTTACAAACGGAATCTCAGAGAAACGCTGAGCATCAGCCAACTTTTGGTaaagtgaattattttaaatatactacaGGTGCTGGCTACGTAAGAGAGTCACGCCGTTAATCCTTTAGTACAGTTAATAACTGCCACCAAAATGTTCAGAATTTACATTTGGATTTTTGTAGATAGAGTTTTCATGAAGCAAAGTATACCTGTTTTCAAACCATGCCATTTCTAACCACACTTGACAAAGGACTGCTCCCACATTTGTTATCTCAGCCCCCTGCGCTGGGGCTCCGGGTCTCCACCCAGCCCGCCTCACACCAACCGGGCGGGTGCAGTGGCAGACACACCCGTGGGCAACACAGTCGTGCAGCCTTACCCAGTGAAGCCAGTATGGTCTGGCGGGGGGAGACAATCACAGGAAcagtctcctctcttctttctgagaaagaaatgagaaaaaagggaCTCAATTAGGAAAGCCTTCATTTCAAGCTAAGGCTCAAGTTCCGTTGTTTAAATAATTAACCAAGTTATCTTTTCCAGTCTGGCCAGCGATTGTGAGATTTGGCCTTTGTCTGGCAAAGGAAACAGCCTCTCCACAAATTGAGCATCTTTGGCCAATGCCTTTCCCAGAAGAGAGATTACTGGAAGAGGCCACAATTGAACACACATTCCGCTGACAGAGGTTCTTTGCTCTGTGATAAACGATTAACCATtcccctccctggcttcctggatAAATTCTTAATGGTAACGTTCCTGATGTCCACGGGACAGGTTTTACCACAAGGTCTACTTGCCCTAAAATCTCTCCCCCCACTCCACCTCTGTTTCCCCAAGTGTCTGACACAGAATACCGAAGAATCACCTCCAAACAAAGGCACACGGGCTTGGGGAGCAGCTGTGTGTAATGCTAATCCCGCAGTGAGAGAGAAACATAGTGACCCAGCATTGGCCACTGGGTCTTGTTAATTGAGATAAACtctggggaggcagaggtggaCCTCCCAGGAATCAGAACCCAGCTCCACAAGAGGAGGGTCTCCCAGCAGCGTGAAGAAACTGGCACCTGAACTGGAACAAAAAGGACGGCTGGGGAGTGGGTGAAGGGCGGCCGCCTCTGCAACTGCTCGCGCCATCCTCGCTTCTTCCACCCGAGAGCATTTGGAAGCCCTAACGCGAGTAAGCATTAGGCAGCATGGCGGGAGAGCCTAAGGAGCAGCGGCTTCCTGACGGTGACCAGGAGCCTGTCCCTCCCCTCACAGCCACATGGCTGTTACAGAGGCTGGCGCATGGAGCGGGCAGAAAGCAGCCTCATGGACTAAGTATGTCAGTGGTTCTCACACTTGAGGACGCATCAGAGTGGGGGCTTCCTAAACAGGCATTGCTACGCCCCCGACCCCCACCCGCGCGGCTAtcaggtctgggctggggcctgagatttggcatgtccagtgaGTACCCAGGTGATGCCGCACTGCTGGCCCAGGACCACCCTGTGAGAACGCCAGGGATACAGTGTGAGCACAACACAGGATAACACGTAGGTTGGCCGCCCCCTAGTGTTCCCGTGCGGTATCACACAAACAGAATAATGACGGGTCCCTTCAAAGTCACGGGAAGTCTCGGTGATTCCCTGAGGGGGAACGGGCGGTTGATATGAATGAATTCTCTCaagacagtaaaagaaaaataatctagagATTTCGGTTCATGGGAGACATGATTTTCCCTGTAGTAAAACTGAATCTCTGGATTCTCTGtgagaaaaaaagtctttttccCCCATAGACCAATTATTTAACTTTAGTAGACTTCCAAAGCTCTCTGAATTGCCCTTAAAAGACTCCAATTGTGTATTCAGTAtataaagtgaagaaaaatggCATGCTCTCCAGGACAGAGTCGAGACTTAAATGCTTTTAAGCCCTTGGACCAAGCGAGGACCATGCCCTCGTCCAGCACGGAGGAGGTGCGGAGGAAGAGCTGAGCAAATTTTAAATGCTAATCGATTCTGTTCACTACATTGTTCAGGTAGAAATCATTTAAAGCAAAGAGAGCGCACACTATTTGAAAGCCTGGATTCAAAGGCAAGTAGACATGCCTTGGGGGAGACGAAAAAAGGGCAATTTTTACTGAATATGCCTTCTAACTGAAGAGTCCAAGAAAATCCTGGTATCCTAGAATTACACATAAAGTTACGGCAACTATGTTCTGACGGCTGGCCCTGGAGCTGCAGACCTCCCAAAGGGGGCTTTCCAAGAGAACCTACCAGAGGACCATTGCCTGGCCCCCTCTAGTGGTGTGTTGTGGCCTCAGACTTGGAACCCTATCGACACCCAGGGATCCAGCTTTCCTCATGGTAGGTTAACAGCCCGCTTTCTACTTCTCAAAGTGTCACAGTCTTCTTAGCCTGATGCTTTAAGACAGTTGACGTATCTGTCTTCCTTTCATACCAAAGACACTCAAGGAATTCTATGCGAACTCTAATTTGCTCTTTGCGTGCTTGTTAGTGACCCAAGGTGAAGGGGTACCTTGACGGCAAGTACTTACTCTGGACACGGAGTTCGATATTTCTAGTGATGTTGACTCGTGTGCCATTGTGGATCAAGGTCATGACACAGCTGTAATAGCCCGCATCCTCCATAGACACATTTTGTACGAGTAAACGAGGGGGTCCTGCCACACTTAGAAACTTCTCGTTGTCTTGATCCAAAAGGACAGAATCCTTAgggaaaatgtttttcaaagttaCACTGTATACTAATTTATATCTCAAAAGCTATGAACAGCATCAGTATTGTCAGTCAACGTTGAATTTGCAACCCAAGAATTGCCCTGGAATTTACTTTTACTTTGCAAATGTTGGACTGTGGATAtaattttaactgtatttttagGAGAGGCAGTTTGTTAAcatatgaaacaaataaaatt
Coding sequences within:
- the IL1R2 gene encoding interleukin-1 receptor type 2 isoform X1 — its product is MPILYMLILGVPAFTIQPEERTVTAGNCQFLGKHFKTDLMVEGEPVVLRCPQAWYRWLDSASSHVNVTWRKNDSTRMVPEEEETRMWVQDNALWILPALQGDSGTYICTVRNASYCYEMSTELRVFEKTEAALTYISYPQILTLSTSGLLVCPELSEFTRNKTDVEVQWYKDSVLLDQDNEKFLSVAGPPRLLVQNVSMEDAGYYSCVMTLIHNGTRVNITRNIELRVQKRREETVPVIVSPRQTILASLGSRLIIPCKVFLGAGTQWTTDLWWMANNTNIDIAYRGGRVTEGQRQEYSENNENYIEVPLIFDPVIREDLNTDFKCVTYNTRSFQTLHTTVKEAATFPWGTVLAPLLLVFLVLGGIWMRNRCKHRRGKAYGLTALKIERQVFQSYPSKIKEIK